In the Uranotaenia lowii strain MFRU-FL chromosome 1, ASM2978415v1, whole genome shotgun sequence genome, TGCTCTCGCCATCGACATCATTTAATATTTGGCCGCTATATTTAGGACCCCGCTGTTtttggatgaaatttcaatCCACCGCTGAGTCGTCGCCGTTCAATCGGATTCATTACGAACCCACAAAAGAATCCGCCCTTAAACCGTTGCCGCTTTGGAGGTTACGTTCGCCGTTACAGGGAAGGCAACCCCATAGCTTCCGGATTTAAACCAGCCGTTGGTTTCGCCGCATCATTCCGTCGCTAGTTCGGGTGAGTTTCTCACTTGCGAACTTGATCCGGCCAACAACACTTCcgtgcctggttcagcacccaaggtggggccaggtacgCTCAACTTACCCCGCGACAGCCTCGCCTTCCGACATCTTcgtgcctggttcagcacccaaggtggggccaggtacACTTAGCTTACCCTGCGACAGCCTCGCCTCTCGACATCTCcgtgcctggttcagcacccaaggtggggccaggtacACTGCGACTTACCCGTCGACTGCTCCGCATCTGCCGCTGGTCGCTAACCCAGAACGCCGCCAGCTACTTCGCCGCGTCGACGCTGTTGGACCGAGTTCGACCTCACCGAATCCAGGGTCGGACCAACCGAGGACCAGTACCAGGTGGTAGCCGTAACACAGGTCAGACCTATTGTTGTTATATTTAAAGTGGTGGAATTAAGCTTGGATTGTGCTTCCcaataaaattaagtttaagctAGAAGGTGGAGTTGTTTCTTCCTCCGGAAATTCTCTGCATTTTGCATTTTATCAGTAAGCttgccgaccctagggattgATTAGGGAATCTCTGGGACGCCTGCCGACTGACTAGTGGCTAGTCTTACAAATGCCGATAGTACATTTGCTTGAACATATCTGGATTCAAATTCACTATTTCAATACACTGTTCATTTGCAGAATATTCTTTTTcactttctttcaaattattttgctattttcttttgGCTTCGAACAAAAGCGTTTTTGATGGGCATCACTCGGAAGTAATGAAAATAGTTTCCATCGCCGCACAGAAGCGTAAAACCCAACATGGCGATGAACCTCCACGACACGCCTCTAAAAAACCGATATTGCAAAATCCTACTCGAGACAACTTTCTTCCTTAATCGAAGATATTTTGGAACATACTTAAATGAAACCTTTTTTAATACACTAActcactaaaaaaaattttcaaagtattaAAACTTAATTGAGACAGAAAAACCAAAACCAATGGAATGCGGCACCAAAACACGACCGATGAAGAAATGCGACCGCACACGAACAAGGCCTACTTGGAACTCCattcctgaaaaaaatattttttaaaaattatcttcaCATGTGTTGAGGATTTCATGGAATGACCTTCGTTGCTACCAATGGAAATATATCTCACCGCGTTCTTATCAGTGAGATCGAAAACCCACTACCTTATGTCATCCCATCGGCGAGTGACTGAGTGATACGGGGCCAGCAAGATCACCATACAGATGACCATACCAGCGGGCGAAATTTAGTCTTCGTCAACCATCCGTCGGGAACGCACTGTAGGGGATACCCTTTGcgcttttaatttttgttagctTAAGTAGAACttagaataataaatttataagttaAGTTGAATAAATGTGTTagtttcctaaaataaatgtgTGCTAGATTCCAAGAATAAAATGTGTTCGCGTTTGTAAAAAACCGTGTGTGAATCATTTGGACAAAGAAACTTCGTGCATGCAACCGCATGCTAACTCAACCACCCGAGGTCATTGAACCTGTGCCTGTGGAAGGGACATCAGGGCTTGCTGGACAACACGTGCGACTCAACGGTAGGACCGAGTTTTTTGCCCTGACCCCAaacattggtccttcgaaccggatatcACGGAATCGGAACACTTGCATGCTGACGCGGTTGGGATCGAAACCGCCATCGCGACACATTTAGACGCCATCCTGTGCATGATTTGGGCGCCATCGAGTCTGGGACAAAGGATCTTTTGAACTCTGCATGATTTCGGCGCCATCGCGGTCGAAACAAAGGATCTTTGGAAATCCGTTGCATGCTTTGGGCGCCATCGTGGTCTGGATAAGGCATCTTCAAATAGCATGCATTTTTGGAACTGATGACCATCTCCATTGCACTTTCGTGTCATCGAGCTTCGGGAATTGGACAGCTAGAGCTGGTCGCGGAAAAGGTTTTCCAGGTTAGTAAAGAACACGTTCTCTAGTATATGTCCAGCCGTTGCAAATAGTTCATATTCTAACACAACTTTTCGATCGTTGCCCATACGATTGACTCCACGTTCCCGAGGGTCAACTAACGGATTGGTTGAGGTGCTTTCAACGGTTTTCACCATCGGAATCGGGTGGAAATCTACGACAAATGAAGACGAAGGAGGAATTTTACGTGGTAGGCAGCTTACGATTGCCACGAATCGGAGCAAACGCTACGGGTCGGTGGACAGGAGTTCCATTGATCGAATTACGGGTGCCTAGCGACTACAATCGACATTTTGCGGAAGTGCAAACGGTGCACTTAAAGACGATCTGGCCTGCGATCGAGGAATCCGCGTTCGGGTGTATTGCACGAATACATACGCGAGGTACCTGTTAGCGAGAACAAGGCTTGGGCTTCGCGGAGCAGATTTTTCGTTAAGGTAAATGCTGCAGTATATGCCCAGCCGAAGCTGGATTTTTTGGGTTACTACAATAAATATTTCACTCTCCAAAATACActggaataaaaatttttacgaGCGCATCCCTGCTTTCATCGAGTTTGGTACTTTTGAGTACTTGTATGCGAATTGGATATAAATTGGTCAACCTTACTTGCTTTCGGAGTTGTGCGAATGTTCGTTACTCTGATTAgatgattttggaaatttcttttcaaagcgAGGATATAGTCACTCGGCTCTGCGGCACCGTAGGTTTTTCCAGGTAAGAAACACGGTATATGTTCTACGCCGAAGTTGCCTATATTGTTACTACATTGCTGTTTTCACCTTCGATACACTGCTGCGAAACATTTACGAGTTTTCAACTATCGATACAATCCTTGAGGCGGAAGGCACATTGCGTTGGTTCGGTTGCCGGTTGCGGTTGGTTGCGGTTGGTCACGTTGGCTTCGGCTGTCGCACTAGTTTTTCGGTCAGGTAAAAAGCCCTAGTATATGTCTACACCGAAGCTTTGGACAATCAGCCTGCTACACCAAGACTTTATTTCTTCCCCGAACGTGCGAAGTCGCCAAAATGCCGCTGAAGAAAACAGAGATAATCCTATAATCCTAAAATCCTATATGTTAGATAAGGTTAAGGAACTTCAGGGTAATGCTGCTTTAGACAATCTCTCCCAGATTTGGTTGATCATGTACGTCTACCACagatcaaattaaagtcatttgATGGAAATATCGACGAGTGGCTCAGTTTCCGAGATCTTTTCACATCGTTGATCCACTGGAAAACTGAGTtgcctgaaattgaaaaatttcattatctcaAGGGTTGTCTTGAGGGTGAAGCTAAAGCCTTGATAGATCCTTTGAAAATTACAAGGGCAAATTACCAAATAGCATGGGATACTTTGGTGAAGCGCTATCATAACAACAAGGTCCTTAAAAAGAGGCAGGTTCAGGCTCTTTTCAAATTACCAACATTGGGCAAGGAATCGTTGGTGAAATTGAGGTCGTTATTGGAGGGTTTCGAGCGGATTGTCCAAACCTTGGATCAGGTGGTCCAAGTAGCAGACTACAAGGATTTGCTTCTCATCGATCTTCTCAGTTCACGTTTGGACCCAGGTTCTCGTCGCGCATGGGAGGAAGCGTCATCTGCCAACGAGCAGGACACCTTGAAGGATTTAGTAGAATTTGTTCAGCGTAGAATTAGAATTCTTGAAGCTTTACCCATCAAATCAGTTGAAGCGAAATCGGATTCTTCGTCTGGAGCTAGAAAGGTGCCAGGACAATTTCGTTTGGGACACAACGCGATTCAATCAGGTGGAACTAGGTGCCCGGTGTGCTCAGCATCGCATTGGTTGCATAATTGCTCATCGTTTCAAGGGATGCCAGTTTCACAACGAGAAACAACGATTCGTAATAACGATCTCTGTCGAAATTGCCTTGCGAGAGGTCATCAGGCACGGGATTGCACCTCCAAATATTCATGTAGGCAATGCAAAGGTCGTCACCACACTTTGGTGTGCTTCAAGGCAAACGGGAAGCAACCAAGAAGGACTTCGTTCGCTCAAGATGGTGGAAAATCTAAAGAAAGTGGCAATTCTTCGACTCCCAGTACAGATCAGGCGATTTCTAACACGGCGGCCAACGAAAGGGTTTCTTCAAATACTGGTCGAGTAAAGGAAACAAGGATACTTCTCGCAACAGCAGTGGTTCTCATCGAAGGTGAAGGTGGAGTCAAATGTCCAGCAAGAGCATTGTTAGACTCAGGCTCcgagtgtaattttatgtcggAAAAATTATGCCAGATGTTGAAGGTTACGAGAAAGAGCACGGATGTGTCTATCATCGAAATAGGGAATTCCTCCGCCAAGGCAAGGTTTCGCGTAGCTGCAAGGATTCGTTCTAGAGTCTCGGATTACGACCAGAATATGGAATTTCTGGTATTGCCTAAGGTCACCGCAAACTTACCATCAAAATCATTGCAAATCACGACTTGGCATATTCCTGGCGATATACAACTGGCAGATCCATCATTTTTCAACTCACGATCAGTTGATTTGGTCCTAGGGATTTCGAACTTCTTCCGCTTTTTTCGAACTGGCAGAGAAATGTTACTTGGAGAAGGACTACCACAGCTTACAGAATCGGTTTTCGGCTGGGTGGTGTCCAGGGAAGTTTCACATAACAGTCAACCCCAACTCACGACATGCAACATGGCAGCTTCAGGTACGATGGAGGAAATTATGGAGCGATTTTGGTCTTGCGAGGAGATTTCGGATCCTTGCAACTACTCTCCCGACGAGGCGCGCTGTGAGGAACAGTTTGGGCGCACATTTCGTCGAGATGCCGATGGACGGTATATCGTGACACTCCCCAAAATCGAACACCAATTGGAAAAACTAGGAAACTCAGAAGGCACAGCTCGTAGGAGGTTTTTCAGCTTGGAGAGAAGATTAACAAGGGACGCAAATTTGCATGATCAGTACAAAGAGTTCATGGCCAGCAGCGGTTTCCACTAGCGGCGGAGACAATATTCAAGGATGTCTACATGGACGACATCATAACCGGGTCGGATGATGTCGAAACAACGATTGAACTGCGGAAACAGTTGGATGGCTTGACGAGCAGTGGTGGTTTTCCCCTTCGGAAATGGGCATCCAATAAAATCGAAGTTTTGCGAGGCGTTCCAATTGAACACTGTGCCTTTCCCCAAGCAGAAGGCATCACATGGGACAACGATACGATGGTGAAGGCGTTGGGGCTAACGTGGATGCCAGAATTGGATTGCTTTCGATATCAATTCAATATTCGTCAAGTTGATTCGGATCATCAATggacaaaacgaaaaattcttTCGATCATAGCGACATTATTTGATCCTTTAGGACTTTTAGGAGCAACTATAATCGTCGCAAAGCTTCTAATGCAACAACTTTGGGCTCTGAAGGACGGAAAGGAAAGAAGGCTGGATTGGGACGATACAGTTCCGATAAATGTTCAAAGGGATTGGAATAGCTATTATCAGCAATTGTCAATTCTCAAAAATCTACGGATTCCAAGGTGCATCATACTTCTAAAAGCGGTTCTAATTCAGGTTCACTGCTTCTCAGACGCTTCTGAGAAAGCATACGGAGCCTGCATTTATTTTCGTAGCACAGATGCATCAGGACACGTTGCAGTTCACCTTCTTACAGCTAAATCTAAGGTCGCACCTCTCAAGACACAATCTCTGCCTCGGCTAGAACTGAATGGAGCGGTTCATGCAGCAGAACTTTTCGAGAAGGTTTCAGAATCCATTGACATTTCATTCCCGGTTTTCTTTTGGACGGATTCGACTTGCGTTTTACAATGGATTAAGGCTTCACCGAACACCTGGCAAAAATATGTGGCGAATCGAGTTTCGAAAATTCTGGCAATCACCGATAAAAACGTTTGGAAACACGTTCCAGGGGTGGAAAATCCTGCGGACCTTATTTCGCGTGGAGTTCCACCAGACAGCTTAGAAGGAATGAGACTTTGGTGGGAGTGTCCCACTTGGCTGAAAAATCCACAGGAAGAATGGCCAAAACCACCTACATCAATGGAAGATCCACCGGAGAAAAAcagcaaaacaaatttttgtgttGCATCAGCGAAATCATCATTTATCGAcgaattttttaccaaattttcatCGTATTCTTCGCTTCTTAGAACAGCAGCATATTGTCGTCGTTTTGTTAACATTATTTGTAAAAACAACAGTAACAAATACCCTAAATTTCTGACCGTGGAAGAAATTCGCGGTGCAGAACGTACTATAATTCGTAAGGTTCAGGAACAGGAATTTGGCAAAGAAATTAATTCGTTAAAACATAAATCAGAATTCCCTAAAGGCTCGAGTCTAAGATATTTCAAACTCCTGATGGAGGCGGATGGTATTTTACGCTTGAATAGGAGATTAGGCAATTCGATGGAACCACCAGATACGAAATATCCCGCTGTTTAACTGGAAAACACCCCTAACTGATCTGATATTCCAGCACTATCATCACCAATATTTACATGCTGCTCCTCAGCTATTATTAAACGTTGTTCGGTTGAAATTCTGGCATTGAGGAGGAAGAGATATCGCAAAAAAGACT is a window encoding:
- the LOC129738115 gene encoding uncharacterized protein LOC129738115 produces the protein MSTPKLWTISLLHQDFISSPNVRSRQNAAEENRDNPIILKSYMLDKVKELQGNAALDNLSQIWLIMANYQIAWDTLVKRYHNNKVLKKRQVQALFKLPTLGKESLVKLRSLLEGFERIVQTLDQVVQVADYKDLLLIDLLSSRLDPGSRRAWEEASSANEQDTLKDLVEFVQRRIRILEALPIKSVEAKSDSSSGARKVPGQFRLGHNAIQSGGTRCPVCSASHWLHNCSSFQGMPVSQRETTIRNNDLCRNCLARGHQARDCTSKYSCRQCKGRHHTLVCFKANGKQPRRTSFAQDGGKSKESGNSSTPSTDQAISNTAANERVSSNTGRVKETRILLATAVVLIEGEGGVKCPARALLDSGSECNFMSEKLCQMLKVTRKSTDVSIIEIGNSSAKARFRVAARIRSRVSDYDQNMEFLVLPKVTANLPSKSLQITTWHIPGDIQLADPSFFNSRSVDLVLGISNFFRFFRTGREMLLGEGLPQLTESVFGWVVSREVSHNSQPQLTTCNMAASGTMEEIMERFWSCEEISDPCNYSPDEARCEEQFGRTFRRDADGRYIVTLPKIEHQLEKLGNSEGTARRRFFSLERRLTRDANLHDQYKEFMASSGFH